TTATTCCTTTTTAAAACTAGAACAATTTAACCTTGTAGCAGATCATTAACTGCGATATTGCTCACGTTTAAGTAACTAAGTCCCATCCTAGCTAATCTGAAATAGCTAGGAAAGTACCATATTGTAATTCATGGCGATTTTTTGCTCTTACTCGAAGTTTTAGCTGGTGAAACAGTAAAGACTCATTTATTTCACAAAATGATCATTTTTAACTTGTAGGCTCGCCTCGATTAATTTCTCCTGTTTAGTTATTAAACAATAGCTGGACGTATTGGCAAAGGATCGCAACAATGAAAAATAGAGACGACAAACAACCCGCCTTCAGTGAAATGATTGAGTCTTGCCTTAACAGGCGTAGCTTCTTATTAGGTGCGAGTGCAATTGGCGCTGGTGCATTCTTATCTTTGAACCCAGTCGCGACAGCGTTAGCTAGGAGTTCCTCAGACTCTTTAATGCAATTTTCAGCCGTTCCAGTTTCGACTGCTGATAGTGTGGTGGTTCCAAAAGGGTATACCGCGACGCAGTTGATATCTTGGGGAGATCCAATTTTTTCCGATGCGCCAAGGTTTAACCCTAAAGGTAGCGACTCGGCCTCAGTGCAAGCGAGGCAGTTTGGCGACAATAATGATGGTATGAGCTTATTTCCAATTAGCGCGGACCGAGCAGTGTTAGCCATCAACAATGAATATACCAACTACGAGTATCTGTTTCCGCATCAGGGAAGTGAGATGACCAAAGATGATGTGCTAAAAGCACAGTCGGCTGTGGGTGTTAGTGTTGTTGAAATCGTCAAAAGAAATGGTAGCTGGGAGGTAGATAAAGCTGGCGCTAGAAACCGAAGGATCACAGCAAATACTCAAATGGTTTTTTCCGGACCAGCAGCGGGGCATAGTCTTTTAAAAACCAACGATGATCGTCAAGGGATGCATCCCGTCGGGACGTTTGCCAACTGTGCGAATGGAAAGACACCATGGGGAACATACTTAACATGTGAGGAGAACTTTGATGGTTATTTTGGTACTGATCAAGACTTAACACTGACAGATGACGACAAACGTTATGGTGTCGAGGCGGAGCCTAGCAGTACACAATGGGAAAAGCATGATCAACGATTTGATATAGCTAAAAACCGCAACGAGGTGAACCGCTTTGGTTGGGTGGTAGAAATTGATCCTCATGATCCAAACTCTACGCCGGTGAAGCGCACAGCGCTAGGCCGCTTTAAGCATGAAAATGCGGCATTGGTTGTCAATAAAGACGGTCATGTTGTGGTTTACCTTGGCGATGATGAGCGTGGTGAACATTTGTACAAATTTGTGTCGAAGAACAAGTTCCAGCCGGGCAACGACACTGAGAATAGAAAACTGTTAGAAGAAGGGACGTTATACGTTGCCGAGTTCAATGCTGACGACCAAGAGCTAAGCGGTAAGGGAAAATGGATAGAGCTTACCTATGGAAAAAATGGACTTACCAAAGGAAATGGTTTTAGCGATCAGGGGGAGGTATTGATCTTTGCTCGCCGAGCAGCAACGCAAGTGGGCGCAACAACTATGGATAGGCCAGAATGGGTTGCCGTTCATCCAGACAAAACCCAAGTATTTTGCACATTGACCAACAATAAAAATCGGGGTGTGGAAGAAGATCAACCGGTTGGAGGGCCCAATCCGAGAGCCAAGAATCAATATGGACAAATTTTGCGTTGGCAGCCCAAAAATAGTGATCACACGCTCGACGAGTTTGACTGGGATCTGTATCTGATCGCTGGAAACCCAAGTGTTCATCCTGATAGCCTCTATGCTGGGAGCCAAAATATTACGGCAGATAATATGTTTAATAGTCCAGACGGTATTGGGTTTGATGATGCAGGGCGGCTGTGGATCCAAACTGACGGTAACTATTCCAATAAGGGCGATTTTTCAGGCCAAGGTAACAATCAAATGTTGTGTGGCGATCCGAATACGGGCGAGGTGAGGCGATTTTTGACTGGACCAATAGCTTGTGAAATAACAGGTCTCGCCTTTTCAGAGGATCAGCGGACTATGTTCATTGGTGTACAACACCCCGGAGAAAAAGGAGCCCCATCCCATTTCCCGGGAGGTGGTAATAGCAAACCTCGCTCGACAATTATGATGATTACACGAGATGACGGTGGAATAATCGGCACTTAACATAACCTTAAGCTTATTTTTCAGTATTTGTTTATTTAGTTGGAAAGAAGCTGGCTCGCTAGCTCTTTCCCATCTCCAACACTTTGATCGATGATGTGAGCAAACTCAGCGGGGATGCTCAGTAGGCGTGAGTCTGGGTGCTTTTCTATGTAGTCTGATTTCTGTGATTCAGTGTCCATACTCTCCCAGTTATTGTGGATTGAGTGAGCAAAGTGCAAGATGACGGCTAGCTTGGGCGACAGCTCCGCTTCCCTAGGTTGATGAAAGTGCGCTATGGCATCGACCATTTCAGCAGGAAAGTTCCAGTTTTTCGCAAGCCGTGCACCTAAAGTAGGC
This genomic stretch from Vibrio marisflavi CECT 7928 harbors:
- a CDS encoding PhoX family protein → MKNRDDKQPAFSEMIESCLNRRSFLLGASAIGAGAFLSLNPVATALARSSSDSLMQFSAVPVSTADSVVVPKGYTATQLISWGDPIFSDAPRFNPKGSDSASVQARQFGDNNDGMSLFPISADRAVLAINNEYTNYEYLFPHQGSEMTKDDVLKAQSAVGVSVVEIVKRNGSWEVDKAGARNRRITANTQMVFSGPAAGHSLLKTNDDRQGMHPVGTFANCANGKTPWGTYLTCEENFDGYFGTDQDLTLTDDDKRYGVEAEPSSTQWEKHDQRFDIAKNRNEVNRFGWVVEIDPHDPNSTPVKRTALGRFKHENAALVVNKDGHVVVYLGDDERGEHLYKFVSKNKFQPGNDTENRKLLEEGTLYVAEFNADDQELSGKGKWIELTYGKNGLTKGNGFSDQGEVLIFARRAATQVGATTMDRPEWVAVHPDKTQVFCTLTNNKNRGVEEDQPVGGPNPRAKNQYGQILRWQPKNSDHTLDEFDWDLYLIAGNPSVHPDSLYAGSQNITADNMFNSPDGIGFDDAGRLWIQTDGNYSNKGDFSGQGNNQMLCGDPNTGEVRRFLTGPIACEITGLAFSEDQRTMFIGVQHPGEKGAPSHFPGGGNSKPRSTIMMITRDDGGIIGT